The following proteins are encoded in a genomic region of Zea mays cultivar B73 chromosome 9, Zm-B73-REFERENCE-NAM-5.0, whole genome shotgun sequence:
- the LOC100279872 gene encoding Calcium-dependent mitochondrial ATP-magnesium/phosphate carrier protein 2 isoform 2 (isoform 2 is encoded by transcript variant 2), giving the protein MHPPRGALGRAHQGCLLSAGIEINDEELARFVEHVDKDNNGIITFEEWRDFLLLYPNEATIENIYHHWERVCLVDIGEQAAIPEGISKHVNASKYLIAGGIAGAASRTATAPLDRLKVIMQVQTTRTSVMHAIKDIWTKGGMLGFFRGNGLNVVKVAPESAIRFYAYEMLKEYIMKRKGENKSEVGASERLIAGGLAGAVAQTAIYPIELVKTRLQTYSGEVGYVPRIGQLSRDILVHEGPRAFYRGLVPSLLGIVPYAGIDLAVYETLKDVSKTYILKDSDPGPLVQLGCGTVSGALGATCVYPLQVIRTRLQAQQANSESAYRGMSDVFWRTLHHEGVSGFYKGILPNLLKVVPAASITYLVYEAMKKNLSLD; this is encoded by the exons ATGCATCCTCCCCGAGGAGCTCTGGGACGCGCTCATCAAGGCTG TTTGCTGTCTGCAGGTATAGAGATTAATGATGAAGAGCTGGCAAGATTTGTTGAGCATGTGGATAAGGACAACAATGGGATTATTACTTTTGAAGAATGGAGAGATTTTCTTCTACTGTACCCCAATGAGGCGACCATTGAGAACATTTATCATCACTGGGAAAGAGTCTGCCTTGTTGATATAGGTGAACAGGCTGCTATACCAGAAGGCATAAGTAAACATGTCAATGCAAGCAAATATCTTATTGCTGGAGGGATTGCTGGTGCAGCATCTCGTACTGCAACTGCTCCTCTGGATCGCCTCAAAGTGATCATGCAAGTACAAACAACACGTACTTCAGTCATGCATGCAATTAAAGATATCTGGACTAaaggtggcatgctgggattttttAGAGGGAATGGATTGAATGTTGTAAAAGTTGCTCCAGAAAGTGCAATAAGATTTTATGCCTATGAAATGTTAAAAGAATATATTATGAAGAGAAAAGGAGAAAATAAGAGTGAAGTTGGTGCTTCTGAACGTCTCATTGCTGGTGGTTTAGCAGGTGCAGTGGCTCAAACAGCAATTTATCCTATAGAGTTAGTAAAGACTCGTCTACAGACTTATTCAGGTGAGGTTGGTTATGTTCCTAGAATTGGTCAGCTCTCAAGGGATATTTTGGTGCATGAAGGTCCCCGAGCTTTTTATAGAGGTCTTGTTCCATCTTTGCTTGGTATCGTACCTTATGCTGGAATTGATCTTGCTGTATATGAGACTTTGAAAGATGTGTCGAAGACATATATACTGAAGGACAGTG ATCCTGGTCCTCTAGTACAGCTTGGTTGTGGGACGGTCTCTGGAGCCCTAGGGGCAACATGTGTTTACCCTTTACAGGTTATCAGAACAAG ACTGCAAGCTCAACAAGCCAATTCAGAATCTGCCTATAGAGGAATGTCTGATGTCTTTTGGAGAACCCTACATCATGAGGGTGTTTCTGGATTCTACAAGGGAATTCTACCAAATCTCCTTAAAGTGGTGCCTGCTGCAAGTATTACCTATCTAGTTTACGAGGCGATGAAGAAAAATTTGTCTCTTGATTAA
- the LOC103638686 gene encoding uncharacterized protein, producing MVWMVCVRAGRLHQLRVCNCNASNTPSMDAWTDGRKPTDGTDYRASGVLRAPLQDSSATVLASLSRSADSVAPPPSASERASSPTLWLDLARGMAPSSSPSPSAAGSHAGLAIAATAMALSGTLVLYSLCRAKQQRLVLPSSSSDDAPSPRPRLRPCLSSSEKRKKKKREMARRGSQKRVRFADDVVGRDNAASAAAAAPREEAEPSCAAALRTPMPANREALYRGMLRGRSMLRVACSY from the exons ATGGTATGGATGGTCTGCGTGCGTGCCGGCCGGCTGCACCAGTTGCGTGTATGCAATTGCAATGCAAGCAATACACCCAGCATGGACGCTTGGACGGACGGACGGAAACCGACGGATGGTACCGACTACCGAGCG AGCGGCGTGCTGCGTGCGCCACTGCAAGACTCTTCTGCTACGGTGCTCGCTTCTCTGTCTCGGTCGGCGGACTCTGTCGCTCCTCCTCCTAGCGCGAGCGAGCGAGCTAGCTCACCTACTCTGTGGCTGGACCTCGCGCGCGGGATGGCGCCGTCGTCCTCGCCCTCGCCTTCGGCGGCCGGCTCCCACGCGGGCCTCGCCATCGCGGCCACCGCCATGGCGCTCTCCGGCACGCTCGTCCTCTACTCCCTGTGCCGCGCGAAGCAGCAGCGCCTGGTGCTCCCCTCCTCTTCCTCCGACGACGCCCCGTCCCCTCGCCCTCGGCTCCGCCCGTGCCTCTCCTCGTCCG AGAAGCGCAAGAAGAAGAAGCGGGAGATGGCGCGCCGCGGCAGCCAGAAGCGGGTGCGCttcgcggacgacgtcgtgggcaGGGACAAtgccgcctccgccgccgccgccgcgccaagGGAGGAGGCCGAGCCGTCGTGCGCCGCAGCGCTCAGGACGCCCATGCCGGCCAACCGGGAGGCGCTGTACCGCGGCATGCTCCGCGGCCGCTCCATGCTCAGGGTCGCCTGCTCCTACTAG